In Flavobacterium okayamense, a single window of DNA contains:
- a CDS encoding HTTM domain-containing protein: protein MNNYLFKNIDGSALIVFRIFFGFLIACESFGAIITGWVKNVFINPNFTFSFIGFEWLQPLPNNWMYFYFVIMGLTGLCVMLGYKYRINIILFTILWSSVYFMQKSSYNNHYYLLILISFLMIFMPANQEHSLDVKFSIKKSKKTIPNWIPLLFISMIGIVYFYAAIAKFYPDWLNGTFTRNLLLGTEMPAFLIKLFKQRWFYLFIAYAGILFDLLIIPLLLFKKTRTIALIASLIFHIFNSITLKIGIFPYFALSFALFFYDPKRIRKIFFKEEIHFENLENLYGKKILKFLIIPFLIIQVVLPLRHHFIEGNVLWTEEGHRLSWRMMLREKTGYIKIKITDNNTNETLIYNHHKNLSIKQARQLAIKPDFIWQYCQRIKEEFKNKNISIFIECKNSVNRGVYLPLIDPNFDMAKAKWNFFEHNEWILLHD from the coding sequence ATGAATAACTATTTATTTAAAAATATAGATGGCTCAGCATTAATTGTTTTTAGAATTTTTTTTGGATTCCTTATAGCTTGTGAAAGTTTTGGCGCTATAATAACTGGTTGGGTTAAAAATGTTTTTATTAATCCAAATTTCACATTTTCATTTATTGGTTTTGAATGGCTTCAACCCTTGCCGAATAATTGGATGTACTTTTATTTTGTGATTATGGGGCTAACAGGACTTTGCGTAATGTTAGGCTATAAATACCGTATAAACATAATCTTATTTACTATTCTATGGAGTAGTGTCTATTTTATGCAAAAATCTTCATATAACAATCATTATTATTTATTAATATTAATAAGTTTTTTAATGATTTTTATGCCTGCTAATCAAGAACATTCATTAGATGTAAAATTTAGCATTAAAAAGTCAAAAAAAACAATCCCTAATTGGATTCCCTTGCTTTTTATATCAATGATTGGAATCGTTTATTTTTATGCTGCAATTGCAAAATTTTACCCAGATTGGCTAAACGGTACATTCACCAGAAATCTTTTACTTGGAACTGAAATGCCTGCATTCCTAATAAAATTGTTTAAACAAAGATGGTTTTACCTCTTTATTGCATATGCAGGAATATTATTTGACTTATTGATTATTCCTTTATTACTTTTCAAGAAAACAAGAACAATTGCTTTAATAGCATCGCTTATTTTTCATATTTTTAATTCAATTACTTTGAAAATCGGTATATTCCCATATTTTGCATTAAGCTTTGCATTGTTTTTTTATGATCCAAAGAGAATTAGAAAAATATTCTTTAAAGAAGAAATTCATTTTGAAAATTTAGAAAACTTATACGGAAAGAAAATTTTGAAATTTTTAATCATTCCTTTTTTAATTATTCAAGTTGTTCTTCCATTAAGACACCATTTTATTGAAGGAAATGTATTGTGGACTGAAGAAGGCCATCGATTAAGTTGGCGAATGATGTTAAGAGAAAAAACAGGTTATATAAAAATTAAAATTACCGATAATAATACAAACGAAACTTTAATTTATAATCACCATAAAAACCTGAGCATTAAACAAGCGAGGCAATTAGCAATAAAGCCTGATTTTATTTGGCAATATTGTCAACGAATAAAAGAAGAGTTTAAAAATAAAAATATATCAATTTTTATAGAGTGTAAAAACTCTGTTAATAGAGGTGTATACTTACCTCTTATTGACCCTAATTTTGATATGGCTAAAGCTAAATGGAATTTTTTTGAACATAATGAATGGATTTTGCTCCATGATTAA
- a CDS encoding HTTM domain-containing protein: MNKFLFKNIDGSSLVLFRILLGFLIACESLMAIFHGWIDAILIKSQFTFNFIGFDFLQPLPGNGMYYYFGLIGLTGIGIMLGFKYRMNIILFTFLLSGVYFMQKDVYYNHYYLLLIISSVMIFLPANQEKSLDAKFGFVKIGNTIPQWIVLFFISIIGILYTYAAFAKFYPDWLDGTFTKILLQRITARPYLLELFSQKWFYVSFAYAGLLFDLFIVPLLLYKRTRKFAFVVSVLFHLFNSYTLRIGVFPYLALIFSVFFFEPNNIRKWFFRENIEVENNLNFYKKKLVYWLVIPLLILQVLLPLRHHFIKGDVFWTEEGHRLSWRVMLRERTGEIKIKIVDNNTNKESFYDYHKNLTYIQSKQLAVKPDFIWQYCQRIKKEYLGQDISIYIECKNSINNKPAKFLIDPKYDMAKAKWNYFWHNEWILLN; the protein is encoded by the coding sequence ATGAATAAATTTCTTTTTAAAAATATTGACGGTTCTTCCTTAGTATTATTTCGAATACTTTTAGGTTTCTTGATAGCCTGTGAAAGCTTAATGGCTATTTTTCATGGTTGGATTGATGCAATATTAATTAAATCTCAATTTACATTTAATTTCATTGGCTTTGATTTCCTTCAACCATTACCAGGAAATGGCATGTATTATTATTTTGGATTGATTGGCCTAACTGGTATTGGCATCATGTTAGGTTTTAAATATCGAATGAACATTATCCTTTTTACATTTTTGTTAAGTGGTGTTTACTTCATGCAAAAAGATGTTTACTACAACCATTATTACTTATTACTCATCATAAGTTCTGTGATGATTTTTTTACCTGCTAATCAAGAAAAATCTTTAGATGCTAAATTTGGATTTGTTAAGATAGGCAACACTATTCCTCAGTGGATTGTTTTATTTTTTATATCAATAATTGGTATTTTATATACTTATGCAGCATTTGCCAAATTTTATCCCGATTGGCTTGATGGAACGTTTACCAAAATTTTACTTCAAAGAATAACTGCAAGACCATACTTGCTTGAGTTATTTTCACAAAAATGGTTTTATGTTTCGTTCGCTTATGCTGGATTATTATTTGACTTATTTATTGTCCCTCTTCTTCTCTATAAAAGAACAAGAAAGTTTGCATTTGTAGTTTCTGTTTTATTTCATTTATTTAACTCTTATACGCTACGAATAGGTGTTTTTCCATATTTAGCTTTGATTTTTTCAGTCTTTTTTTTCGAACCGAACAATATAAGAAAATGGTTCTTTAGAGAAAATATAGAAGTAGAAAACAATCTAAATTTTTACAAAAAAAAGCTTGTATATTGGCTTGTTATACCACTTTTAATATTGCAAGTTTTATTACCATTAAGACACCATTTTATTAAAGGTGATGTATTTTGGACAGAAGAAGGTCATCGATTAAGTTGGCGCGTAATGCTTCGTGAAAGAACAGGAGAAATAAAAATTAAAATTGTAGATAATAATACTAATAAGGAATCTTTTTATGACTATCATAAAAATTTGACTTACATTCAATCGAAACAGTTGGCTGTTAAGCCTGATTTTATTTGGCAATATTGCCAGCGAATTAAAAAAGAATACCTAGGACAGGACATTTCTATTTATATTGAATGCAAAAACTCAATAAACAATAAGCCAGCTAAATTTCTAATTGACCCTAAATATGATATGGCAAAAGCTAAATGGAATTACTTTTGGCATAATGAATGGATACTCTTAAATTAA
- a CDS encoding dipeptidase — MENIKQYVQENKERFINELIDLLKIPSVSADSAYAHDVISTAEAVKESLEKAGVDFAELCETPGYPIVYAEKIIDKNLPTVLVYGHYDVQPPDPMDLWTSPPFEPVIKATEIHPDGAIFARGACDDKGQMYMHVKAFEYMIQNNCLPCNVKFMIEGEEEVGSKSLGWFVERNQEKLANDVILISDTGMISNTQPSITTGLRGLSYVEVEVTGPNRDLHSGLYGGAVANPINILAKMIASLHDGNNHITIPGFYDNVEELSAEERAEMAKAPFSLENYKKALDIDDVYGETGYVTNERNSIRPTLDVNGIWGGYTGEGAKTVIASKAFAKISMRLVPNQDWEEITELFKRHFESIAPKAVKVKVTPHHGGQGYVTPIDSIGYQAANKAYTETFGVPAIPVRSGGSIPIVALFEKELKSKTILMGFGLDSDAIHSPNEHFGVFNYLKGIETIPLFYKYFTEMNK; from the coding sequence ATGGAAAATATAAAACAATACGTTCAAGAAAATAAAGAGCGTTTTATAAATGAATTAATAGATCTTTTAAAAATACCTTCGGTAAGTGCTGATAGTGCTTATGCACATGATGTTATTTCAACCGCAGAAGCTGTTAAAGAAAGTTTAGAAAAAGCAGGTGTTGACTTTGCTGAACTTTGTGAAACGCCAGGATATCCAATTGTTTACGCAGAAAAGATTATTGATAAAAACCTACCAACAGTTTTAGTTTATGGGCATTATGATGTACAACCGCCAGATCCGATGGATTTATGGACCTCGCCACCCTTCGAGCCCGTAATTAAAGCGACTGAAATTCATCCAGATGGTGCAATTTTTGCTCGTGGAGCTTGCGATGATAAAGGTCAAATGTACATGCATGTAAAAGCATTTGAATATATGATTCAAAATAATTGCTTGCCATGTAACGTAAAATTTATGATTGAAGGGGAAGAAGAGGTTGGATCGAAAAGCTTAGGTTGGTTCGTAGAACGCAATCAAGAAAAATTAGCTAATGATGTTATTTTAATTTCCGATACAGGAATGATTTCTAACACACAACCGTCAATAACAACTGGTTTACGTGGATTGAGTTATGTTGAAGTTGAAGTTACAGGTCCAAATCGTGATTTACATTCAGGTTTATATGGAGGAGCAGTTGCTAATCCAATTAATATTTTAGCCAAAATGATTGCTTCACTTCATGATGGAAACAACCATATTACCATTCCTGGTTTTTATGATAACGTAGAGGAATTATCTGCAGAAGAAAGAGCAGAAATGGCAAAAGCACCGTTTTCTTTAGAGAATTATAAGAAAGCATTAGATATTGATGATGTTTACGGAGAAACGGGTTATGTAACAAACGAGCGCAACTCTATTCGTCCTACATTAGATGTTAATGGAATTTGGGGTGGATATACAGGGGAAGGAGCAAAAACGGTTATTGCAAGTAAAGCTTTTGCTAAAATTTCGATGCGTTTGGTGCCAAATCAAGATTGGGAAGAAATTACTGAATTATTCAAAAGACATTTCGAAAGTATTGCCCCAAAAGCAGTTAAAGTGAAAGTAACCCCACATCATGGCGGACAAGGTTATGTAACGCCAATTGATAGTATTGGATACCAAGCAGCAAATAAAGCCTATACGGAAACTTTTGGAGTTCCTGCAATTCCAGTTCGTTCTGGTGGAAGTATTCCTATTGTGGCTTTATTTGAGAAGGAATTAAAGAGTAAAACTATTTTAATGGGCTTTGGGTTAGACAGTGATGCAATTCACTCGCCAAACGAACATTTTGGAGTTTTCAATTATTTAAAAGGAATTGAAACGATTCCATTATTCTACAAGTATTTTACAGAAATGAATAAATAA